A DNA window from Niabella yanshanensis contains the following coding sequences:
- a CDS encoding glycoside hydrolase family 43 protein, which translates to MMRFWSKIVIAATIMCCGLPGLRAQNPIIQTMYTADPAPMVYNNRLYVYTTHDEDASTWFTMNDWKVYSTNDMVNWTDHGVILSYSDFEWGKGDAWAAQCVEKNGKFYLYVPMISKINNRGAIGVAVGDSPMGPFHDPLGKPLVQSEWGDIDPTVFIDDDGQAHMYWGNPQLKYVKLNEDMISYSGEIVEVPMTEASFGKRDGDPKRPTKYEEGPWLYKRNSLYYLFWPGGPLPEFIGYSTSKSPQGPWKYGGTVMPAEGKSFTNHPGVIDFRGKTYFFYHNGALPGGSGFTRSVCVDELKFNKDGSITPFKMTEGITKSIAPLSPYQMVQAETISWSEGVKAAQNQKVGVFITATKNGAHSSVKNVDFGTTGASSFSARVGTTHNGGVTMEIRLDKPDGPLAGTLKIPMTGGSDRWAITDLKLENKINGVHDLFFIFKGKAPVNIMYIDYWRFIQ; encoded by the coding sequence ATGATGCGTTTTTGGAGTAAGATAGTGATAGCCGCAACGATAATGTGTTGTGGACTACCCGGCTTACGGGCTCAAAACCCGATTATACAAACCATGTACACGGCGGATCCGGCGCCAATGGTATATAACAACCGGTTATATGTGTACACCACCCATGATGAAGATGCTTCCACCTGGTTTACAATGAATGACTGGAAGGTGTATTCAACCAATGATATGGTTAACTGGACCGACCATGGTGTGATCCTGTCTTATTCCGATTTTGAATGGGGTAAGGGCGATGCCTGGGCTGCACAGTGCGTAGAAAAAAACGGTAAGTTTTATTTGTATGTTCCGATGATTTCGAAAATCAATAACCGGGGGGCTATCGGCGTTGCCGTAGGCGACAGCCCTATGGGGCCCTTTCACGACCCGTTGGGAAAACCTTTGGTGCAAAGTGAATGGGGCGATATCGATCCGACGGTTTTTATTGATGATGACGGGCAGGCGCATATGTATTGGGGCAACCCCCAACTCAAATATGTGAAGCTAAACGAGGATATGATCTCTTATTCGGGTGAGATTGTGGAAGTACCTATGACCGAAGCGTCTTTTGGAAAGCGCGACGGAGATCCCAAGCGGCCTACGAAATATGAGGAAGGTCCCTGGCTTTACAAACGCAACAGTCTCTATTACCTGTTTTGGCCGGGAGGCCCCTTGCCCGAATTTATTGGTTATTCTACCAGCAAAAGTCCGCAGGGCCCCTGGAAATATGGCGGCACCGTAATGCCTGCGGAGGGAAAGTCTTTCACCAATCATCCTGGAGTCATTGATTTCAGAGGTAAAACCTACTTCTTTTACCACAACGGGGCTTTACCGGGCGGCAGCGGCTTCACCCGTTCGGTTTGTGTCGATGAATTGAAATTCAATAAAGACGGTTCCATAACTCCTTTTAAAATGACCGAAGGCATTACAAAAAGCATTGCGCCATTAAGCCCTTACCAGATGGTGCAGGCAGAAACGATATCCTGGTCTGAAGGGGTCAAAGCCGCCCAGAATCAAAAGGTAGGGGTTTTTATCACCGCTACGAAGAACGGCGCTCACAGCAGTGTTAAAAATGTGGACTTTGGTACTACCGGAGCCTCGTCGTTCTCAGCAAGGGTAGGTACCACACATAACGGGGGTGTTACAATGGAGATCCGGCTCGACAAACCTGATGGTCCGCTGGCCGGAACTTTAAAAATACCCATGACAGGAGGAAGCGACCGTTGGGCGATAACCGACCTGAAGCTCGAGAACAAAATAAATGGGGTGCACGATCTGTTCTTTATTTTCAAGGGCAAAGCGCCTGTAAATATCATGTATATCGATTACTGGCGGTTTATACAGTAA
- a CDS encoding glycoside hydrolase family 97 protein, translated as MIAVLTHLLREVLTMRFSFVFLFLMSAFGALTYNAGAQQAVVTSPNQKIAVSCITPARQDDGLWSLKIDYKKGDRITQAIPAIELGLVLNGMDFSLGLRLVKVTKPVVITDKYAVPHGKKLERNNSANQVTMSFENRSKKKLNVIVRAYNDGVTFRYELDEKQGNYIVNDELTAYSITPETNRWLEKWNPANEGLYVNMSNDKVRQDEWCYPALFSTRDSSCWFLLHESDVNKNYCGTKLSNTAEKSKYKLTFPNPKDGRGTGEPLPAVTLPWRSPWRVIIMGSLADVVGSTLVDDVAAPSKVANTDWIKPGLVSWNYWSDNHGTRDFKTVCAFADLAAAMGWPYTLLDWEWDAMTNGGNLQDALKYIHSRGVKPLMWYNSGGDHTWVGATPKDRMLTHENRVAEFKRLKEWGVKGVKIDFFESEKQSMIQYYLDILEDAASFEIMVYFHGCIVPRGWARTYPHLMTYEAVRGAEWYNNGPEFTTSAPEHNTILPFTRNIVGAMDYTPVTFTNSQFPHITSYGHEMALSVLFESGLQHLADRPEGYYGLPDAARHFLRNVPVAWHDLKLLDGYPGKDVTLARKRDHSWYIGGISSEGREKRKNIKLDFLEQGVKYRLTLITDGKHDKELITAYSVVDNKASINVKMLRRGGFVAVVTPL; from the coding sequence ATGATCGCAGTATTAACGCATCTGCTTAGAGAAGTATTAACTATGAGGTTTTCATTCGTGTTTTTGTTTTTAATGAGCGCTTTTGGTGCACTTACCTACAATGCAGGCGCGCAGCAGGCGGTAGTGACATCTCCCAATCAAAAAATCGCAGTAAGCTGCATTACACCGGCCCGCCAGGATGACGGGTTGTGGAGTCTTAAAATTGATTATAAAAAGGGTGACAGAATAACTCAGGCAATACCGGCAATAGAATTAGGATTAGTGCTGAATGGAATGGATTTTTCGCTTGGGCTTCGCCTGGTTAAGGTAACCAAGCCTGTTGTCATCACCGATAAATATGCCGTTCCGCATGGTAAGAAACTGGAAAGAAACAACTCGGCTAACCAGGTAACAATGTCTTTTGAAAACAGGTCGAAAAAGAAGCTGAACGTTATTGTTCGTGCGTACAATGACGGAGTTACCTTCCGTTATGAACTGGATGAAAAGCAAGGGAATTATATAGTTAACGACGAACTGACCGCTTATTCTATAACGCCCGAAACCAACCGGTGGCTTGAAAAGTGGAATCCGGCTAATGAAGGATTGTATGTCAATATGAGTAATGATAAGGTAAGGCAGGACGAGTGGTGCTACCCGGCGCTGTTTAGTACCAGGGATAGTTCCTGCTGGTTTCTGTTACATGAGTCAGATGTAAATAAAAATTACTGCGGTACCAAACTAAGCAACACGGCTGAGAAGTCAAAATACAAACTTACGTTTCCTAACCCTAAGGATGGCAGAGGCACAGGGGAACCATTGCCTGCTGTAACCCTTCCCTGGCGGTCTCCCTGGCGCGTAATTATTATGGGTAGCCTGGCTGATGTGGTAGGTTCAACGCTCGTGGACGACGTGGCAGCACCCTCAAAAGTTGCCAATACAGATTGGATAAAACCCGGGCTGGTGTCATGGAACTACTGGTCGGACAATCATGGTACGCGGGATTTTAAAACGGTATGCGCCTTTGCTGATTTGGCCGCAGCAATGGGTTGGCCCTACACCTTACTGGACTGGGAATGGGATGCGATGACCAATGGAGGAAACCTGCAGGATGCCTTAAAATATATACATTCCAGAGGTGTAAAACCGCTGATGTGGTATAACTCCGGGGGTGACCATACCTGGGTGGGCGCTACTCCCAAAGATAGAATGCTCACACACGAGAACCGGGTAGCAGAATTTAAAAGGTTGAAAGAATGGGGTGTGAAGGGGGTAAAAATAGATTTTTTCGAAAGCGAAAAGCAAAGCATGATCCAATACTACCTCGATATACTGGAGGATGCGGCCTCTTTCGAAATCATGGTTTACTTTCATGGATGCATCGTTCCCCGCGGATGGGCCAGAACTTATCCGCATTTAATGACTTATGAAGCGGTAAGAGGTGCTGAATGGTATAATAATGGTCCTGAGTTTACCACATCAGCTCCCGAACACAATACGATACTTCCTTTTACGCGCAATATAGTGGGCGCAATGGACTACACACCTGTTACTTTCACCAATTCTCAATTTCCGCATATTACTTCCTATGGCCATGAAATGGCATTGTCCGTCTTATTTGAGTCAGGATTGCAGCATCTCGCAGACAGGCCTGAAGGTTATTATGGTTTACCCGACGCGGCCAGGCATTTTTTAAGAAATGTGCCCGTAGCATGGCACGATCTGAAATTGTTGGACGGGTATCCTGGAAAGGATGTAACGCTAGCCAGGAAAAGGGATCATAGCTGGTATATAGGTGGGATTAGCTCAGAAGGACGGGAGAAGCGAAAGAATATCAAACTTGATTTTTTAGAGCAAGGTGTAAAGTACCGGCTCACATTGATTACCGACGGTAAACACGATAAAGAATTGATAACTGCTTATTCTGTTGTGGATAATAAGGCAAGCATCAATGTAAAAATGTTGCGAAGGGGCGGTTTTGTGGCGGTGGTAACCCCCCTGTAG
- a CDS encoding IS630 family transposase, whose amino-acid sequence MAKRQPLEISEEELLELETISRSSKAEKRMVERSKIILLWQSGSSFAQTQAILGVSQMVVNKWRKRFIKYRIEGLRDAPRSGKPPVFSAATKATVIKLATRKPKDGYTSWSQRRIAKEVGMSQGKVQQILKQADLKPHKVDYWCGKSTDVEFENKMLNIVGLYMNPPENALVLSVDEKTQIQALDRTQPLLPLKTGRPKRLTSTYKRNGTVALLAALSVHKGEVTARTVDKNNAQNFLLFLKDLYRKYPGKHLHVIVDNLTVHKHKMVVQWVTSKRRMTLHYTPTYSSWLNQIEIWFNILTKDVLKGGVWKSKKQLVDQLMEYVKTYNEQRAKPFKWTYTGQPLAI is encoded by the coding sequence ATGGCCAAACGTCAACCTTTAGAGATAAGCGAAGAGGAGTTATTGGAATTAGAAACGATATCCCGCAGCAGTAAAGCGGAGAAGCGTATGGTCGAAAGATCAAAGATTATCCTGCTATGGCAATCCGGGAGTAGTTTTGCACAAACACAGGCAATTCTTGGAGTAAGTCAAATGGTTGTAAATAAGTGGCGCAAGCGATTTATTAAATACCGGATAGAGGGTCTGCGAGATGCTCCGCGGAGTGGTAAGCCCCCGGTGTTTTCAGCAGCGACAAAGGCAACAGTAATTAAACTGGCCACTCGTAAACCTAAAGACGGATATACATCATGGAGTCAGCGTCGCATAGCAAAGGAAGTGGGTATGAGCCAGGGCAAAGTGCAGCAAATATTAAAACAGGCCGATTTAAAACCCCACAAGGTGGACTATTGGTGTGGGAAGAGTACGGATGTGGAATTTGAGAACAAAATGTTGAACATTGTTGGCCTGTACATGAATCCGCCTGAAAATGCCCTTGTATTGAGTGTTGATGAGAAAACACAAATACAAGCTTTGGATCGCACTCAGCCCTTGCTGCCACTAAAAACAGGACGGCCTAAAAGATTGACTTCAACTTACAAACGTAATGGAACAGTTGCTCTATTAGCTGCCTTGTCGGTACATAAAGGAGAAGTTACGGCCAGAACAGTAGATAAAAATAACGCACAGAATTTCCTTTTGTTTTTGAAGGATTTGTACCGCAAGTACCCAGGTAAGCACCTTCATGTAATTGTAGACAACCTCACGGTTCATAAGCACAAAATGGTTGTGCAATGGGTGACCTCCAAGAGGAGGATGACCCTACACTATACACCAACCTATTCATCCTGGTTGAATCAAATCGAAATATGGTTCAATATTCTGACAAAAGATGTATTAAAGGGAGGTGTTTGGAAATCAAAAAAACAGCTTGTTGATCAGCTAATGGAATACGTGAAAACTTATAATGAGCAGAGAGCAAAACCTTTTAAATGGACTTATACTGGACAACCCCTCGCTATTTAA
- a CDS encoding NPCBM/NEW2 domain-containing protein, with amino-acid sequence MKIRRISLFALSVLFTLTGLKAQEKTGFLNWAPSPPLGWNSWDIFGTTVTEQQIKDQADAMAIHLLPSGYQYLTVDIQWYEPEAKGHYYNPKAILTMDEYGRLTPGLKKFPSAAGGKGFKPLADYVHSKGLKFGIHIMRGIPRQAVEKNTPVLGTAVKAQDIALKSSICPWNPDMYGVDATKPEGKAYYNSIIQMYADWGVDYIKVDDISRPYNNVQKAEIEAIRNAIDKTGRPILLSLSPGATPVTAGDHVKAHANLWRITDDFWDRWGLLYAMFERLDAWTPHRGPGHFPDADMLPIGVIDFNRPTNFTRDEQYTLMSLWAIGKSPLIFGGDMTKLDAFTKEMLTNSEMLKVNQESINNRQVSRDKNLVVWTADVPGSKDKYIALFNAQNKGDNIDFNNADYASPVIAGNGSLQKVEVSVKNGKKLVLFVKDGGNGFDWDHVAWVDPVLTGPKGTLKLTDMKWISASAGWGEARVNRTCDGQPLLINNQPANGIGTHAESVIVYELPEGYDTFSATGVVTKDEGSVVFGVFVDKGSIDLPAKAHVSVDFNAIGMKGKIKVRDLWDHRDLGVFDKKFGRDLPLHGAGLYRLTPVKK; translated from the coding sequence ATGAAAATAAGAAGAATATCATTGTTTGCACTAAGTGTGTTATTTACATTAACCGGTTTAAAAGCACAGGAAAAAACCGGTTTCCTTAATTGGGCGCCAAGTCCTCCGCTGGGCTGGAATAGCTGGGATATTTTTGGTACCACGGTAACCGAACAGCAGATCAAAGACCAGGCGGATGCGATGGCCATACACCTGCTTCCCAGCGGGTATCAATACCTGACCGTAGATATACAGTGGTATGAGCCTGAAGCAAAAGGGCACTACTATAATCCCAAAGCAATCCTCACCATGGATGAATATGGTCGCCTAACTCCCGGCTTAAAAAAATTTCCTTCGGCAGCCGGTGGAAAGGGTTTCAAGCCATTAGCTGATTATGTTCATTCAAAGGGACTGAAATTCGGCATCCACATTATGAGGGGCATTCCCCGCCAGGCGGTGGAAAAGAATACACCTGTTTTAGGTACTGCTGTGAAAGCGCAGGATATTGCATTGAAAAGTTCAATTTGTCCCTGGAACCCCGATATGTACGGGGTAGATGCCACTAAACCCGAAGGAAAGGCTTACTACAATTCTATTATACAAATGTATGCTGATTGGGGGGTGGATTATATTAAGGTAGATGATATCTCCAGACCATATAATAATGTACAAAAGGCAGAAATAGAAGCTATCCGGAATGCCATTGATAAAACCGGACGACCTATTCTGCTGAGTCTATCCCCCGGTGCAACACCGGTTACCGCTGGTGATCATGTAAAAGCACATGCCAACCTTTGGCGCATTACCGATGACTTTTGGGATCGATGGGGCTTACTGTATGCCATGTTTGAAAGGCTAGACGCCTGGACACCTCATCGCGGACCCGGGCATTTTCCTGATGCAGATATGCTGCCGATAGGAGTGATCGATTTTAACAGACCCACTAATTTCACCCGGGATGAGCAATATACCTTAATGAGCCTGTGGGCCATTGGAAAATCGCCACTCATTTTTGGCGGCGATATGACCAAACTGGATGCCTTTACAAAAGAAATGCTGACCAATTCCGAAATGCTCAAAGTAAACCAGGAAAGCATAAACAACCGGCAGGTATCCAGAGATAAAAATCTGGTAGTTTGGACGGCCGACGTGCCCGGAAGTAAGGATAAGTATATAGCGCTGTTTAACGCGCAAAACAAAGGAGATAATATCGATTTTAATAACGCCGATTATGCAAGCCCGGTAATTGCGGGAAACGGCAGTTTACAAAAAGTGGAAGTGTCGGTAAAGAACGGTAAAAAACTCGTGCTGTTTGTCAAAGACGGGGGTAATGGTTTTGACTGGGATCATGTGGCCTGGGTAGACCCGGTATTGACCGGTCCTAAAGGAACACTGAAACTTACTGATATGAAGTGGATCAGTGCATCCGCCGGCTGGGGCGAGGCCCGTGTGAATCGTACTTGTGACGGGCAGCCGCTTCTTATCAATAACCAGCCTGCGAATGGCATAGGCACGCACGCAGAATCTGTTATTGTTTATGAGCTACCCGAAGGCTACGATACTTTTTCGGCCACCGGCGTTGTGACTAAAGACGAAGGATCGGTGGTATTTGGTGTTTTTGTAGATAAGGGGAGCATTGATCTGCCGGCAAAAGCCCATGTATCCGTCGATTTCAATGCTATTGGTATGAAAGGTAAAATCAAAGTGAGGGATCTGTGGGACCATAGGGACCTCGGGGTTTTTGACAAAAAATTTGGACGCGATCTACCATTACATGGTGCTGGTCTGTATCGCCTTACACCGGTAAAAAAATAA
- a CDS encoding glycoside hydrolase family 43 protein, which yields MTKNRSFFSTIALLLVGGSLTAQNPVVQTNYTPDPAPMVYKGRVYMYTGDDIPGFDFYYMTKWRVYSSADMVNWTDHGVPIALESFTWARDRAWAAQCVERNGKFYWYICAQTINNDMAIGVAVADSPTGPFKDAIGKPLISTGSWSNIDPTAYVDNDGQAYLYWGNGSLSYVKLNKDMISYSGDIVEVPQTLETFGGVRRPRGGQNNQNAQAAPAVPNKDMFVEGPWFYKRNGTYYQMFAGMDKGKETLSYSISNGPMGPWKYQGRIMADQPTNSFTNHGGIIDFKGNSYLFYHTGLLKGGGSYGRSSAIETFKYNSDGTIPPVTMTKEGVQPVGTLNPYNRVEAETIAWSEKCTTSEMGKTGVYVSGIRTGGYIKVRSVDFGKTSPKSFSAAVAAGLDGGILEVRIDSVGGTRLATVKIPRTGGWKTWKTLTENVVTPVTGVRDVYLVFKGENITAGRELFNFDYWMFNK from the coding sequence ATGACAAAAAATAGATCTTTTTTTAGTACAATAGCGTTGCTATTAGTGGGCGGGTCTTTAACGGCTCAGAACCCCGTTGTTCAAACGAATTATACACCCGATCCGGCGCCCATGGTATATAAGGGACGCGTTTACATGTATACCGGCGACGATATACCCGGCTTTGATTTTTATTATATGACAAAGTGGAGAGTATATTCTTCTGCCGATATGGTAAACTGGACAGATCATGGAGTGCCTATCGCCCTGGAGTCTTTTACATGGGCAAGGGACAGAGCCTGGGCTGCGCAGTGCGTGGAGCGCAATGGCAAATTTTACTGGTATATCTGTGCACAAACCATCAATAATGATATGGCTATCGGGGTAGCGGTAGCCGATAGTCCCACAGGTCCTTTTAAGGACGCCATCGGTAAACCACTGATCAGCACCGGCAGCTGGTCGAATATCGATCCTACAGCGTATGTCGACAATGACGGCCAGGCCTATTTATACTGGGGTAACGGAAGCCTTTCTTATGTTAAGCTGAATAAAGATATGATATCTTATTCGGGAGATATTGTAGAAGTGCCACAAACGCTCGAAACATTTGGCGGCGTAAGAAGACCCAGAGGTGGACAGAACAATCAGAATGCCCAGGCAGCGCCGGCGGTACCCAATAAGGATATGTTTGTAGAAGGTCCATGGTTTTATAAACGCAATGGCACCTATTACCAGATGTTTGCCGGCATGGATAAGGGAAAGGAGACCTTGTCTTATTCCATTAGCAACGGTCCGATGGGTCCGTGGAAATACCAGGGCAGGATTATGGCAGATCAGCCAACCAATAGTTTTACCAATCACGGCGGCATTATTGATTTCAAGGGCAATTCATATCTTTTTTATCATACAGGTTTGTTAAAGGGAGGGGGCAGCTATGGCCGTTCTTCTGCAATAGAAACCTTTAAATATAACAGCGACGGTACCATACCCCCGGTTACCATGACTAAGGAAGGCGTTCAACCGGTGGGCACACTCAATCCCTATAATCGGGTGGAGGCCGAAACCATCGCCTGGTCGGAAAAATGTACGACAAGCGAAATGGGAAAAACGGGCGTATATGTTTCCGGAATTCGCACCGGAGGCTATATAAAGGTACGTTCAGTTGATTTCGGAAAAACAAGTCCCAAAAGTTTCTCGGCTGCTGTTGCCGCAGGGCTTGATGGTGGTATTCTTGAAGTACGCATTGACAGTGTGGGCGGAACCCGGCTGGCCACTGTGAAAATACCGCGTACCGGCGGCTGGAAAACATGGAAAACGCTTACAGAAAACGTAGTAACACCCGTAACAGGTGTCCGTGATGTGTACCTGGTGTTTAAGGGAGAGAATATCACTGCGGGGCGGGAACTGTTTAATTTTGACTACTGGATGTTCAATAAATAA
- a CDS encoding glycoside hydrolase family 31 protein has translation MNLLKRRCSTKMALSIAVCCLSLLLRAQSYQSHVMQKGKLSIQLTGGVLSVAPVTEKAIRVQWHKDLKEEREFVLIHTPAAVAARFSETPKVLKLSTSAVSVIFDKKNGALSFTDKTGKVFLSEKGGSRFLKPNTVEGQACYVAEQSFCSPPDESLFGLGQFQDGHFNLRNVSRKLTQVNSQIAIPFLYSSKGYGLLWHQYGLTEFNPADRLISLQKQDTTSGDKGQIEVTTTSGTQRVSRQQAVYKGSFTVEKDGDYTMMLDLGNMESRHLLVIDGITHIDQSNQWLPPAASKIIPLKAGRHTVQLICKASNTPKLSWKPAGNETVFRSINAKALDYVVFWGKDADEVIGNYRNVSGHAPMLPLWAYGFWQCRERYTSDKHLIQTVEEFRKRKLPLDVIVQDWQYWGKYGWGVPKFDEASFPDPDKFIKKLHDLNAKFSVSVWENLDKKSEVAKPYLDKNLYIANSPWIDIYNPETRQTHWNALNNNLFKEGVDSWWMDATEPENDALVGKQTYYGLGDFYRLTYPLFVSQAVYDGQRKTDPGKRVTILTRSAFAGQQRFGTINWSGDIGWDWDVYRRQIVAGLNFSLTGMPYWTTDIGGFFRPGREQYTDKNYHDILTRWFQWSTFNTIFRMHGYQTETEPWKYGATVEANMRSMLNTRYQLLPYIYSSGWQVSSKGSTILRPLIMDFKEDAKAILQPYQYMFGKALLVAPVTEAGVSQWEVYLPKNQGWFDFWTHQHFTGGQTVKAAAPQDKIPVFVKAGAILPIGKVMQHSSENPGDTLELRVYKGANGQFELYEDEGDNYNYEKGQYATIPFQWEEASGTLTIGASAGHFKGQLKTRIFKVVFFGGRNTPGKPAARHIIYKGKPIQIKG, from the coding sequence ATGAATCTGTTAAAAAGGCGTTGTTCGACAAAGATGGCATTGTCGATAGCCGTGTGTTGCCTGTCTCTCTTGCTGCGGGCGCAGTCTTATCAATCACATGTGATGCAAAAGGGAAAGCTCTCTATTCAGTTAACCGGGGGAGTGTTATCTGTTGCACCCGTTACTGAAAAAGCTATCAGGGTACAATGGCATAAAGATTTGAAGGAAGAACGGGAATTTGTTCTGATACATACGCCCGCCGCTGTTGCCGCCAGGTTTTCGGAGACGCCGAAAGTGTTAAAACTAAGTACCAGTGCGGTTTCTGTCATTTTTGATAAGAAAAACGGCGCTCTAAGCTTTACTGATAAAACGGGTAAGGTCTTCTTGAGTGAAAAGGGGGGGAGCCGTTTTTTAAAACCCAATACAGTCGAAGGGCAGGCCTGCTATGTGGCAGAGCAATCTTTTTGTTCACCGCCCGATGAATCTCTTTTTGGTTTAGGGCAGTTTCAGGACGGGCATTTTAATCTTCGTAATGTATCCCGTAAACTTACTCAGGTCAATTCGCAAATAGCGATACCATTTTTATATTCCAGTAAGGGTTACGGCTTATTGTGGCACCAGTATGGTCTTACAGAGTTCAATCCGGCTGACCGGTTAATATCCCTTCAAAAGCAGGATACGACTTCGGGAGACAAAGGTCAGATAGAAGTAACTACCACCTCCGGTACCCAGCGTGTATCGCGCCAGCAGGCCGTATACAAGGGAAGTTTTACAGTTGAAAAAGACGGAGACTATACAATGATGCTTGACCTGGGAAATATGGAAAGCCGCCATTTGCTGGTAATTGACGGCATTACGCACATCGATCAATCCAACCAGTGGTTACCTCCCGCCGCAAGTAAAATAATACCCTTAAAAGCAGGCCGGCATACTGTACAGCTTATCTGTAAAGCCAGCAATACACCCAAATTATCCTGGAAGCCGGCAGGCAACGAAACGGTTTTTCGTTCTATCAATGCTAAGGCGCTGGATTATGTGGTTTTTTGGGGCAAAGATGCCGACGAAGTAATTGGCAATTATCGCAATGTGTCCGGTCATGCTCCCATGTTACCGTTATGGGCCTATGGCTTCTGGCAATGCAGGGAACGATATACTTCAGATAAGCATCTGATACAGACCGTTGAGGAGTTCAGGAAAAGAAAGTTGCCGCTCGACGTGATTGTACAGGATTGGCAGTATTGGGGTAAGTATGGTTGGGGAGTGCCAAAATTTGATGAGGCCAGTTTCCCCGATCCCGATAAATTCATTAAAAAATTACACGATCTGAATGCAAAATTCTCGGTTTCGGTTTGGGAGAATCTGGATAAGAAATCAGAAGTGGCTAAGCCATATCTGGATAAAAATCTGTATATCGCTAATAGCCCGTGGATTGATATTTACAATCCTGAAACACGGCAAACCCACTGGAATGCGCTAAATAATAACTTATTTAAAGAGGGAGTTGATTCGTGGTGGATGGACGCTACCGAGCCGGAGAATGATGCACTGGTGGGGAAACAAACCTATTACGGGTTGGGCGATTTTTACCGGTTAACCTATCCTCTTTTTGTAAGCCAGGCCGTGTATGACGGGCAGCGAAAAACAGATCCGGGTAAGCGGGTAACCATTCTTACCCGTTCGGCATTTGCGGGCCAGCAGCGTTTCGGCACTATTAACTGGAGTGGTGATATCGGCTGGGACTGGGATGTGTACCGGCGCCAGATCGTTGCCGGGCTCAACTTTTCTCTTACCGGAATGCCATACTGGACTACCGATATCGGAGGTTTCTTCCGCCCCGGGAGAGAGCAATACACAGATAAAAATTACCATGACATTTTAACCCGTTGGTTTCAGTGGAGCACCTTTAATACCATCTTTCGCATGCACGGTTACCAAACGGAAACGGAACCATGGAAATATGGAGCAACGGTAGAAGCGAACATGCGTAGCATGCTCAACACCCGCTATCAGTTGCTGCCCTATATCTATTCCTCGGGATGGCAGGTGTCGAGCAAGGGTTCAACTATTTTAAGACCATTGATTATGGACTTTAAAGAGGATGCAAAAGCTATCCTCCAGCCCTATCAGTATATGTTTGGGAAAGCCTTGTTAGTAGCCCCGGTAACAGAAGCAGGTGTATCCCAATGGGAGGTCTATCTGCCCAAAAATCAGGGGTGGTTCGATTTCTGGACGCATCAGCATTTTACCGGGGGACAAACGGTGAAAGCAGCTGCTCCCCAGGATAAAATTCCGGTGTTTGTAAAAGCGGGCGCCATATTGCCAATAGGAAAAGTAATGCAGCATAGTTCAGAGAACCCAGGTGATACACTGGAGCTCCGCGTTTATAAAGGTGCTAACGGGCAGTTTGAGCTTTATGAAGACGAGGGGGATAATTATAATTATGAAAAAGGCCAATATGCCACTATCCCTTTCCAATGGGAGGAGGCGTCTGGTACGTTAACAATAGGCGCCTCTGCAGGCCACTTTAAAGGGCAGTTGAAAACGAGGATCTTCAAGGTAGTTTTCTTCGGTGGGCGGAATACCCCGGGCAAACCTGCAGCCAGGCATATTATTTATAAAGGCAAGCCCATACAGATCAAAGGATAA